CGAGATTTCGCATCGGGGTTCCGCTCCGCCTGCCGTGGTTCGATCGTTCCCTATCACGAGACAGTCAAAACATCGTGCTATTCGAAAGGCGATGCATCCAATTCCGCCTCTGTTTGTTATCGTCGATCGTTTTCAAAAGGAGAACACCCCATGACTGAGGCCAGCAAGATTCGCGAGCATATGGAAGTGGTCGGCGCCGACGGCGTTCACATCGGCACCGTCGACAGGGTCGATGGCGAGCGGATCAAGTTGACCAAGGCCGACAGCGGCGAGGGCGCCCATCAGGGGCATCACCACTACATTCCCTTGAGCCTGCTTGCCGAGGTCGAGGGCCAGAAAGTCTGGCTGTCG
This region of Mesorhizobium sp. C432A genomic DNA includes:
- a CDS encoding DUF2171 domain-containing protein, whose amino-acid sequence is MTEASKIREHMEVVGADGVHIGTVDRVDGERIKLTKADSGEGAHQGHHHYIPLSLLAEVEGQKVWLSANSDVAVSFEEEESDPT